From one Candidatus Gastranaerophilales bacterium genomic stretch:
- the lysA gene encoding diaminopimelate decarboxylase, with the protein MQETKTDNQSIMPYTAKINKENHLEIGGCDCVDLVDTYGSPLYVADEQTVRRICRQYKEAFASYKNINMMYANKAFASRAMCRLMAQEGFGLDVVSGGELYTALKSDFDCSKILFNGNNKTQEELEMAIDNGVGRISADNFLELALLDNILKSKNKTQDILLRITPGIECHTHEYIQTGHLDSKFGFDLTQLKEAVELIRDEYTNLNLKGLHAHIGSQIFETQVYYDEVQVFCETFKKIRDEFGIELTEMNIGGGLGVTYIKEDTPPSIFKIADVIIKSIKDGMQKYDIKEEPVIYIEPGRSIIATAGVTLYTVGSSKVIPQTGKKYVAVDGGMADNPRPSMYQAEYSAVVANNVNDDNKEIVTIAGRFCESGDILIKDIELPITQEGDIICVFNTGAYGYSMSSNYNRVLKPAMVLVNNGQSDIIIRRQSYDDLICHDEIPQRL; encoded by the coding sequence ATGCAAGAAACAAAAACGGATAACCAAAGTATTATGCCTTACACGGCTAAAATCAACAAAGAAAATCATTTAGAAATCGGCGGTTGTGATTGCGTTGATTTAGTTGATACATACGGCTCGCCGCTTTATGTTGCGGATGAGCAGACAGTAAGAAGAATTTGCAGGCAGTACAAAGAAGCCTTTGCCTCATATAAAAATATTAATATGATGTATGCAAACAAAGCCTTTGCCTCCCGTGCAATGTGCAGACTTATGGCACAAGAAGGGTTTGGGCTTGATGTGGTTTCGGGCGGAGAGCTTTATACAGCGTTAAAATCCGATTTTGATTGTTCAAAAATCCTTTTCAACGGTAACAATAAAACACAAGAAGAGTTGGAAATGGCTATAGATAATGGCGTGGGACGCATATCAGCAGATAATTTCCTGGAACTTGCGCTTTTAGACAATATTTTGAAGTCAAAAAACAAAACACAGGATATTCTGCTCAGAATCACCCCCGGTATTGAATGCCATACCCATGAATATATTCAGACAGGACATTTGGACAGCAAGTTCGGATTTGATTTAACCCAGCTGAAAGAAGCTGTGGAATTAATCCGTGACGAGTATACAAACCTCAATTTAAAAGGACTTCATGCCCATATCGGTTCTCAAATTTTTGAAACGCAGGTTTATTATGACGAAGTTCAGGTGTTTTGTGAAACTTTCAAAAAAATAAGAGATGAGTTTGGTATTGAATTAACAGAGATGAATATCGGCGGCGGATTAGGCGTAACATATATAAAAGAAGATACCCCGCCTTCAATTTTTAAAATAGCCGATGTAATTATTAAATCTATAAAAGACGGTATGCAAAAATATGATATCAAAGAAGAACCCGTCATTTACATTGAGCCCGGCAGAAGTATTATCGCAACAGCAGGTGTAACTTTATACACAGTGGGGTCGTCAAAAGTTATCCCGCAAACAGGCAAAAAATACGTGGCGGTAGACGGCGGTATGGCTGATAACCCCCGCCCAAGTATGTATCAGGCAGAATACAGCGCGGTTGTTGCCAATAATGTTAATGATGACAATAAAGAAATTGTAACTATTGCGGGTCGTTTTTGTGAATCAGGTGATATTTTAATAAAAGATATTGAACTGCCGATAACTCAAGAAGGCGATATAATCTGTGTTTTTAACACCGGGGCTTACGGTTACTCCATGTCCAGCAATTATAATCGTGTACTTAAACCTGCTATGGTATTGGTAAATAACGGACAATCTGATATTATTATAAGAAGGCAGTCTTATGACGACTTAATTTGTCATGATGAAATTCCGCAGCGATTGTAA
- a CDS encoding glycosyltransferase family 4 protein, with protein MKKLALIIDSLDKCFPQDGKIRGGANKVSARLIENFIANPEIELHIFCGLSSVDKIEGVNDINILGFCPFSDMAGFFEKIKKLLDESSYDIVLSSDVLAPYGNIMVHSHSVIYKNKNCKPLWLTAILNILNRKKILKFQNQFTGLNQKVFAMSDMVKKDYIENTIFDESSIFAVYPGADEPKNLTRRQNKVCTFGIVAGSAINKGGHMFVAALWLLSLKNNNFKAKIIHSKYKKDVLMKFLLSLFNLGKRVEILDYNVDMDEFYNELDCLVMPSVNEAFGLVLLEAASYFVPTVASSTAGSAELLQDGKNGFIFRRQKHGIFNLAAKMNTVLNLFYKDKNRYKEICANAQELSATYTWKRFADEVWEILTTR; from the coding sequence ATGAAGAAGTTAGCACTTATTATTGATTCTTTGGATAAATGTTTCCCGCAAGACGGTAAAATAAGAGGCGGCGCTAACAAAGTAAGTGCGCGGCTTATTGAAAATTTCATTGCAAACCCCGAGATTGAACTGCATATCTTCTGCGGACTGTCTTCCGTTGATAAAATAGAAGGGGTTAATGACATTAATATTTTAGGATTTTGTCCTTTTAGTGATATGGCTGGATTTTTTGAAAAAATAAAAAAACTGCTTGACGAAAGTTCTTACGATATAGTTTTATCCAGTGATGTTTTGGCGCCTTACGGCAATATCATGGTGCATTCACACAGTGTTATTTATAAAAATAAAAACTGCAAACCCCTATGGCTGACGGCAATACTTAATATTTTAAACCGCAAAAAAATACTAAAATTCCAAAACCAATTCACCGGGCTAAACCAAAAAGTGTTTGCAATGTCTGATATGGTAAAAAAAGATTATATTGAGAACACCATCTTTGATGAAAGCAGTATTTTTGCGGTCTATCCCGGAGCAGATGAGCCTAAAAATCTGACAAGGCGGCAAAATAAAGTATGTACTTTCGGCATTGTAGCAGGCAGTGCAATAAACAAGGGCGGACACATGTTTGTGGCGGCGCTTTGGCTTTTAAGCCTAAAAAACAACAATTTTAAAGCAAAAATCATTCATTCTAAATACAAAAAAGATGTTCTGATGAAATTTCTTTTGTCTTTATTTAATTTGGGCAAAAGAGTTGAAATCCTCGACTATAATGTTGACATGGACGAGTTTTATAACGAACTGGATTGCCTTGTTATGCCTTCTGTAAACGAAGCCTTCGGGCTTGTGCTGCTTGAAGCGGCATCATATTTTGTACCTACCGTCGCAAGCTCTACTGCAGGCAGCGCCGAATTATTACAAGACGGCAAAAACGGGTTTATTTTCAGACGGCAAAAACATGGGATTTTTAACCTTGCAGCCAAAATGAATACTGTCCTGAATTTGTTTTACAAAGACAAAAACCGCTACAAAGAAATTTGTGCAAACGCACAAGAACTAAGCGCAACCTATACTTGGAAGCGTTTTGCAGACGAAGTCTGGGAGATTCTCACTACTCGTTAA
- the cdaA gene encoding diadenylate cyclase CdaA — MVIAVIIIGFYLNFIKRSASKKLFNGIFSIIALFIFSKILIMLNLLILGRFLEGISTILLFSLVVIFQPELRKFLGYLGQHSFIHKTLFSMPKTSNPNVNFTKELFESVKYLSKSKIGALIVIQDDENMTGYSEVGTRLNAAISSELILTIFHPNTALHDGALIMTKNKILAAGVLLPLTDDPELSWQYGTRHRAAIGITEITDAVCIVVSEETGHVSLVESGRIKKIDSLELFTLELQKISNEFDAQGKKGFSFKKKVS; from the coding sequence TTGGTAATAGCCGTTATTATCATAGGGTTTTACCTCAATTTTATTAAACGCTCCGCTTCAAAAAAGCTCTTCAACGGAATATTCAGTATCATTGCTTTATTTATCTTTTCTAAAATACTGATTATGCTTAACTTGCTTATTTTAGGCAGGTTTTTGGAAGGAATAAGTACAATTTTGCTATTCTCTCTGGTGGTAATTTTCCAGCCGGAGCTGCGAAAATTCTTAGGTTATTTAGGTCAGCACAGTTTTATTCATAAAACCCTGTTCTCAATGCCTAAAACCTCAAACCCGAATGTTAACTTTACCAAAGAGCTGTTTGAATCGGTTAAATATCTAAGCAAATCTAAAATAGGCGCCCTGATTGTTATTCAGGATGATGAAAATATGACGGGATACTCGGAAGTCGGCACAAGGCTAAACGCCGCTATTTCGAGCGAACTGATATTAACTATTTTCCATCCCAACACCGCTTTGCATGACGGCGCTCTTATTATGACAAAAAATAAAATTTTAGCTGCAGGGGTATTGCTGCCTCTGACTGACGACCCTGAATTAAGCTGGCAATACGGTACAAGACACAGAGCCGCTATCGGTATTACAGAAATTACGGACGCGGTTTGTATCGTCGTATCGGAAGAAACCGGGCATGTTTCGCTGGTAGAAAGCGGGAGAATCAAAAAAATTGACTCTCTTGAACTCTTTACACTTGAACTGCAAAAAATTTCAAACGAATTTGACGCTCAGGGTAAAAAAGGATTTAGCTTTAAAAAAAAAGTTAGTTAG